The following coding sequences lie in one Peromyscus maniculatus bairdii isolate BWxNUB_F1_BW_parent chromosome 3, HU_Pman_BW_mat_3.1, whole genome shotgun sequence genomic window:
- the Znf25 gene encoding zinc finger protein 25: MNKFKGPVTLRDVTVEFTKAEWKLLTPAQKALYKNVMLENYRHLVAVGYRVVKRSVISKLKQGKEPWILEKELPNRNRADRRRNVPDPRAKHQAGNARKGELSRRRKTTQHESYDCSECGKSFCQKSSLIVHQETHTKKSYKCDKCGQSFYKNEDLTIHQKVHTRDKTYPCKECNKIFYHLSSLTRHLRIHAGEKPYECSQCEKSFYQKPHLTEHQKTHTGEKPFECKECGKFFYVKAYLLVHQKTHTGEKPFECKECGKFFSQKSHLTVHQRTHTGEKPYKCKECGKLFSRNSHLKTHQRTHTGEKPYKCKECGNCFYQKSALTVHQRTHTGEKPFECSKCGKNFYYKSDLTKHERKHTGEKPYECTECGKSFSVNSVLRLHERTHTGEKPYDCEICGKSFSQKSHFVIHQRKHTGEKPYECKECGVNFIQKSQLTTHQKAHAKKGKTSK, from the exons atgaacaagtTCAAG GGACCCGTGACATTAAGGGATGTCACTGTGGAGTTCACCAAGGCAGAATGGAAGTTACTGACCCCTGCACAGAAGGCCCTTTACAAGaatgtgatgctggagaactaCAGACACCTGGTTGCTGTGG GTTATCGTGTGGTTAAGCGCAGTGTGATCTCCAAGTTGAAGCAAGGAAAAGAGCCATGGATATTAGAAAAAGAACTTCCAAATCGGAACCGTGCTG ACAGAAGACGGAATGTTCCTGACCCCagagccaaacaccaggctggaAATGCAAG GAAAGGAGAGCTCAGCAGACGTCGGAAAACTACCCAACATGAAAGCTACGACTGTAGTGAGTGTGGAAAGTCCTTCTGCCAGAAGTCTTCCCTCATCGTGCACCAGGAAACACATACCAAGAAGTCCTACAAATGTGACAAATGCGGGCAATCTTTCTATAAAAATGAAGACCTCACAATCCATCAGAAAGTTCATACCAGAGATAAAACCTACCCATGTAAAGAATGCAACAAAATTTTCTACCACCTGTCATCCCTCACTAGACATCTGAGAATCCACGCAggggagaaaccctatgaatgtagcCAGTGTGAGAAATCATTCTACCAGAAGCCACACCTCACAGaacatcagaaaacacacacagggGAGAAACCTTTTGAGTGTAAGGAGTGTGGGAAGTTCTTCTATGTGAAGGCATACCTCCTGGTGCATCAGAAGACACACACAGGGGAGAAACCTTTTGAGTGTAAGGAATGTGGGAAATTCTTTTCTCAAAAGTCACACCTCACCGTCCatcagagaacacacacaggggagaaaccctataaatgtaagGAATGTGGGAAACTCTTCTCTAGGAATTCACACCTCAAAACACACCAGAGAactcacacaggagagaaaccctataaatgtaagGAATGTGGAAACTGCTTCTACCAGAAGTCAGCCCTCACTGTGCACCAGCGAACTCATACTGGGGAGAAACCTTTTGAATGTAGTAAGTGTGGAAAAAACTTTTACTATAAATCAGACCTCACcaaacatgagagaaaacatacaggggagaagccctatgaatgtacAGAGTgtggcaaatctttctctgtgaaCTCAGTCCTCAGATTACATGAAAGGACTCACACAGGGGAGAAGCCCTATGACTGTGAGATATGTGGGAAATCCTTCTCTCAGAAGTCACATTTTGTCATACATCAGAGAAAGCATACAGGGGAGAAACCCTATGAGTGCAAGGAGTGTGGGGTAAATTTCATCCAGAAGTCACAACTCACCACACATCAGAAGGCACATGCCAAAAAGGGGAAAACTAGCAAATAG